The following are encoded together in the Strongyloides ratti genome assembly S_ratti_ED321, chromosome : 2 genome:
- a CDS encoding Tubby, C-terminal domain and WD40 repeat and WD40/YVTN repeat-like-containing domain and WD40-repeat-containing domain and Tubby C-terminal-like domain-containing protein, with translation MHIFWENSNWPGAHIEPAINCLSWIDSPDDNKPDQGLLAAGSESGSVGITHTYLLPEEEDDMKRYNFNLRGHHSPISMVAWNRNYSKLASCDNNGIIYVWVPNEERYSVEIINQRGVRVQELCWAPDGNAITIIYDDLVLVGGANGQRIWSNSFPETVRSGAWAYNSRELILGVGNKIQVFSNQGAVIFPERTISQNSIIKKIASSSLREFDKKWTIAICDESEKIYLINSYDDLFPHKWKCDEAILDMKWDGSGIHLGVMCTNNKFFILDYMGRVLYSRKIIIPQPPPVLGLSKYDSEKEKKRTMLKTFTWAHNDNVIILAAGGSLAVGHVWKTIPKLSTLVTYEIWKSLGKSSKNVNQLVLPTSVKTTICSLDHHIIKCRIPTPEELCAAICEPKNYMNYCSIIFDSKKRHFYLAIEHLGGNFAILKGKQVNRLIPKFVISIPPHLSKHFQNNSLKKSANDPFTFYDKQMGNIFDFVNEANNNTKSNLNNGSSAQVEDLAAFRRDSNQRYSVWRRSKRQLRALMLKHFQNFSRDENNTLKKSHYPHELKNAESVLKKKKKSKHIILNISANIICTKFQISASQHSYVSNYLPTFLGYVNFKTSVLHLQPRQMTVHLSDLTTLTSNCKEKGVNFAECSQNIVNMDDPITEHPINETEPAFELMSDEISMYLEIYKEFYNLRKVVIDYVESLEKNLINSKKVETLFYNKPCSIDSTSYIVDQSINLQQYPMNNSTTSTESWHNVVDSFEYIDDDDNVNDNIPLIGERSINNLDITLTDNSLLSSKQIEEVQIIKEKLAKLYEFLNDSTEHIEYEKILSSNKNILYNSQITNEYRKDILNISKKVDFIREFIYSTQFENRDIEHDFENGLSGLTKILNNFPITINDIESSTKASLTSTIIPKKVPLKKSKLKLSNIKTIFKQKSYPDIGSRLLDAQQLIDELPNHRTASNRIVPTTSAIEPLPHLLVMTNKAPFWNEQSQVYQLDFGGRVTQESAKNFQIEYKDKQVMQFGRIEGGAYTLDFCSPFSAVQAFAIALASITQRLK, from the exons ATGCATATATTTTGGGAAAATTCAAATTGGCCTGGTGCTCATATTGAACCAGCCATTAATTGTTTATCATGGATTGATTCACCTGATGATAATAAACCAGATCAAGGTTTACTTGCTGCTGGTTCAGAATCGGGATCTGTTGGTATAACACATACATATTTATTACCAGAAGAAGAAGATGATATgaaaagatataattttaatttaagagGTCATCATTCACCTATTTCTATGGTTGCCTGGAATAgaaattattcaaaattaGCTTCATGTGATAATAATGGTATCATTTATGTATGGGTACCAAATGAGGAACGTTATTCAGTTGAAATAATTAATCAACgtg gAGTTCGAGTTCAAGAACTTTGTTGGGCCCCTGATGGAAATGCTATAACAATAATCTATGATGATTTAGTTCTTGTTGGTGGTGCTAATGGTCAAAGAATATGGTCAAATTCATTTCCTGAAACTGTTCGTTCAGGTGCATGGGCATATAATTCACGGGAACTTATATTAGGTGTAGGAAATAAAATTCAAGTTTTTAGTAATCAAGGTGCAGTTATATTTCCTGAACGTACAATAAGTCAAAAttctataattaaaaaaatagcaTCATCTTCATTAAGagaatttgataaaaaatggACAATTGCAATATGTGATGAATCAGAAAAGATATATCTTATTAATTCTTATGATGATTTATTCCCACATAAATGGAAATGTGATGAAGCTATATTAGATATGAAGTGGGATGGATCAGGAATACATTTAGGTGTAATGTGtactaataataaattttttatactagATTATATGGGAAGAGTTTTGTAttcaagaaaaataataattccTCAACCTCCACCTGTATTAGGattatcaaaatatgatAGTGAAAAAGAGAAGAAACGAACTAtgttaaaaacttttacatGGGCACATAATgataatgttattattttagctGCTGGTGGTTCATTAGCTGTTGGTCATGTTTGGAAAACAATACCTAAATTATCAACACTTGTTACATATGAAATTTGGAAATCATTAGGAAAATCttcaaaaaatgtaaatCAACTTGTATTACCTACAAGTGTAAAAACAACCATTTGTTCATTAGATcatcatataataaaatgtagaATACCAACACCAGAAGAATTATGTGCAGCAATTTGCGAACCAAAAAATTACATGAATTATTGTTCGATAATATTTGATTCTAAAAAAAGACATTTCTATTTAGCAATTGAGCATTTGGGAGGCAATTTTGCAATTCTTAAAg gAAAACAAGTTAATCGTTTAATTCCAAAATTTGTAATATCTATACCACCTCATTTGTCAaaacattttcaaaataattcattaaaaaaatcagcAAATGATCCTTTTACATTTTATGATAAACAAATgggaaatatttttgattttgtCAATGAagcaaataataatacaaagagtaatttaaataatggaTCTTCAGCACAAGTAGAAGATTTAGCTGCATTTAGGAGAGATTCTAATCAAAGGTATAGTGTTTGGAGAAGATCTAAAAGGCAGTTACGAGCGTTGAtgttaaaacattttcaaaatttttctagAGATGAAAATAATACGTTAAAAAAATCTCATTATCCACATGAGTTAAAAAATGCAGAAAGTGTATtaaagaagaagaagaagtCAAAAcacataattttaaatatttcagcAAATATTATATGCACAAAATTTCAAATTTCTGCTTCTCAACATAGTTATGTAAGTAACTATCTACCGACATTCCTTGGATATgtcaattttaaaacatcagTACTTCATTTACAACCAAGGCAAATGACAGTTCATTTATCAGATTTAACAACATTAACTTCTAATTGTAAGGAAAAAGGTGTAAATTTTGCCGAATGTAGTCagaatattgtaaatatgGATGATCCTATAACTGAACACCCAATTAATGAAACAGAACCAGCATTTGAATTAATGTCTGATGAAATTTCAATGTACcttgaaatatataaagaattttataatcTTAGAAAAGTTGTTATTGATTATGTTGAaagtttagaaaaaaatttaattaattcaaaGAAAGTTGAAAcattgttttataataaaccATGTAGTATAGATTCTACTTCTTACATTGTTGATCAAAGCATAAATTTACAACAATATCCTATGAATAATAGTACAACATCTACAGAGTCATGGCACAATGTCGTTGATTCATTTGAATATATAGATGATGATGACAatgttaatgataatattccATTGATTGGGGAAAGAAGTATAAATAACTTAGACATAACTCTTACTGataattcattattatcTTCAAAACAAATTGAGGAAgtacaaattataaaagaaaaattagctaaattatatgaatttttaaatgattcaaCAGAACATATAGAGTATGAAAAGATATTGtcttcaaataaaaatatattgtacaATTCTCAAATTACTAATGAATATCGTAAAGACATATTAAACATATCTAAAAAAGTTGATTTTATTCGAGAATTTATCTACTCAACCCAATTTGAGAATAGGGATATTGAACATGATTTTGAAAATGGATTGTCTGGtttgacaaaaattttaaacaatttccCTATTACTATAAATGATATAGAGTCATCTACCAAAGCCTCTTTAACCTCAACTATTATACCGAAAAAAGTACCACTAAAGAAAAGTAAACTCAAATTGtctaatattaaaacaatttttaaacaaaaaagttATCCTGATATTGGATCAAGATTACTTGATGCTCAACAACTTATTGATGAGTTGCCAAATCATCGAACAGCTTCAAATAGAATAGTACCAACAACATCAGCAATAGAACCTTTACCCCATTTACTTGTAATGACAAACAAAGCACCTTTTTGGAATGAACAAAGTCAAGTTTATCAACTAGATTTTGGTGGTCGTGTAACTCAGGAAAGtgcaaaaaattttcaaatagaATACAAGGATAAGCAAGTAATGCAATTTGGTAGAATAGAAGGAGGTGCTTATACATTAGATTTCTGTTCTCCTTTCAGTGCTGTTCAAGCTTTTGCAATTGCTTTAGCTAGTATTACACAAAgacttaaataa